The following proteins are co-located in the Desulfoscipio sp. XC116 genome:
- a CDS encoding molybdopterin-binding protein yields MKKIAVAESIGMVLSHDLTRIVPGEFKGPAFKRGHVISAEDIPILLSMGKEHIYVWEPPEGHIHENEAAERIARAITGADIVYSDPHEGKIAFKANSRGLLRINKSGVNHINSIWNMCLSTLHDNQPVEKGKTVAATRVIPLTIHASALSEVDEVAEKYGWIIKISDYKPFDIGVIITGNEVYYKRIEDAFGSTLKNKLDFFGYSIKEQTYLPDDTEKITQTVLDMHKRGRNLILVAGGMSVDPDDNTSGAIKDTGAKVITYGSPVLPGAMFMLAELEGTVIMGLPACVIFSKATIFDIILPRVLAGEKVSREDVTSLGVGGLCQVCEECRYPVCGFGKN; encoded by the coding sequence ATGAAAAAAATAGCTGTTGCAGAAAGTATAGGCATGGTGCTGAGTCATGATCTAACCAGGATAGTTCCCGGTGAATTCAAAGGCCCGGCTTTTAAAAGGGGTCATGTGATTTCAGCTGAAGACATTCCCATATTGTTAAGTATGGGAAAGGAGCATATTTATGTTTGGGAGCCTCCGGAGGGACATATTCATGAAAATGAGGCGGCGGAACGAATCGCCAGGGCTATTACCGGAGCGGATATTGTTTATAGTGATCCTCATGAGGGGAAAATTGCTTTTAAGGCAAATAGCAGAGGTTTGTTAAGAATAAACAAAAGCGGAGTAAATCACATTAATTCTATTTGGAATATGTGCCTCAGCACGTTGCATGATAACCAGCCGGTTGAAAAGGGAAAAACAGTTGCCGCTACCAGGGTGATACCCCTTACAATCCATGCAAGTGCCTTGTCGGAAGTAGATGAGGTGGCCGAAAAATATGGTTGGATTATAAAAATATCGGACTATAAACCATTTGATATTGGCGTAATTATTACCGGAAATGAAGTGTACTACAAGCGCATAGAAGACGCTTTTGGCTCTACATTAAAAAACAAACTGGATTTCTTTGGCTACTCGATCAAAGAACAAACATATTTGCCGGATGATACTGAAAAGATTACTCAAACCGTCTTAGATATGCACAAGAGGGGCCGGAACCTTATCCTGGTTGCCGGAGGCATGTCGGTTGACCCGGACGATAATACTTCCGGGGCTATCAAAGACACCGGAGCAAAGGTAATTACCTATGGTTCTCCCGTGTTGCCGGGAGCTATGTTTATGCTGGCGGAACTGGAGGGAACGGTTATTATGGGGTTACCCGCTTGCGTTATTTTTTCTAAAGCAACGATTTTTGATATAATATTGCCTCGCGTTCTGGCGGGAGAAAAAGTTTCCAGGGAGGATGTCACTAGTTTGGGTGTAGGTGGCCTTTGTCAGGTTTGCGAAGAATGTCGTTATCCTGTTTGTGGTTTTGGAAAAAATTAA
- a CDS encoding XdhC family protein → MNREILKAIIDVYRDRSEAVLVTLCQTSGSTPRKAGAKMLVYSNTQILGTVGGGILELKAIQKALELLKTKGSPFLWECEVAGEGMICGGSGTVYIEIIDGTATD, encoded by the coding sequence ATGAACCGGGAAATTTTAAAAGCTATTATAGATGTTTATAGAGACAGAAGTGAGGCGGTACTTGTTACGCTTTGCCAAACCAGCGGTTCCACTCCCCGGAAGGCGGGTGCCAAAATGCTTGTATATTCCAATACCCAGATTTTAGGAACCGTTGGCGGGGGCATCCTTGAACTCAAGGCCATACAAAAAGCTTTGGAACTGCTGAAAACAAAAGGTTCACCGTTTCTCTGGGAGTGCGAAGTGGCCGGTGAAGGCATGATATGCGGTGGTTCCGGCACGGTATACATTGAAATTATTGATGGTACGGCCACGGATTAA
- a CDS encoding XdhC/CoxI family protein, giving the protein MRNIFEKLMENIESGVPAVMYTLIHGGGESGLPEGSRFLVCNNGIKYGTLGADCLNQLAEERAKVIFKDSVSQTDIVEYRLSEEAKAIILEDAYFPEKRIIIYGGGHVALPLAQMASILGYQVLVIDDRPDFASRQRFPWAHEVIYADFNDVWSEEFIKEKINPFTSVIIVTRGHEYDKTCLASVVSSQARYIGMIGSKSKVKSIFKALENEGISREDLRKIAAPIGLALGGQKPPEIALSILAEIVARENNGNGRTMREVKGGLLE; this is encoded by the coding sequence ATGCGGAATATTTTTGAGAAGTTAATGGAGAACATTGAAAGCGGAGTGCCGGCTGTAATGTATACACTCATACATGGCGGAGGAGAATCGGGTTTGCCGGAAGGGTCCCGCTTTTTGGTATGTAATAACGGGATAAAATACGGAACACTGGGGGCAGACTGTTTAAATCAATTGGCGGAAGAACGGGCCAAGGTTATATTTAAAGACTCGGTCTCTCAAACCGATATAGTAGAATACCGGCTTTCGGAGGAAGCGAAAGCAATCATTTTGGAGGATGCTTATTTCCCGGAAAAAAGGATTATTATTTACGGTGGCGGGCATGTAGCCCTGCCGCTGGCCCAGATGGCATCCATCTTGGGATATCAGGTTTTAGTAATTGACGATAGACCGGATTTCGCCAGCAGGCAGCGATTTCCTTGGGCTCATGAAGTGATATATGCGGATTTTAATGATGTTTGGTCGGAAGAATTCATTAAAGAAAAAATAAATCCCTTTACCAGTGTTATCATCGTTACTCGCGGGCACGAGTACGATAAGACCTGTCTTGCATCTGTCGTTAGTTCGCAGGCCCGTTACATCGGTATGATTGGGAGCAAGAGCAAGGTAAAATCAATTTTTAAAGCACTTGAAAACGAGGGGATTAGTAGAGAGGATCTGCGCAAGATAGCGGCGCCAATTGGCCTCGCTCTTGGAGGTCAAAAGCCCCCTGAAATTGCTTTAAGTATTTTAGCCGAAATTGTGGCGCGGGAAAATAACGGAAACGGCAGGACCATGAGAGAGGTGAAAGGGGGGCTGTTGGAATGA
- the yqeB gene encoding selenium-dependent molybdenum cofactor biosynthesis protein YqeB encodes MNFDYVLIKGAGDLASGVACVFREAGYRVVMSEIEQPTCVRRMVSFAEAVYEGEICIEGVWGRLADSFDKAMQIVDRGEIAVIVDPRGEKTLQKYRPSVFIDAAMIKKNMGTSLNDSDVVIALGPGFEAGSDVHAVIETKRGPALGQPIYKGMATPDTGIPGNKLGYTRERLLRAPADGRFDTKLKIGDIVKKGQVVAMVGSHPVRAQIAGVIRGLLKDGLMVNQGIKAGDIHPEEKPQVCFSVTDKAWTIGRGALEAVRVLSGTQAYN; translated from the coding sequence ATGAATTTTGACTACGTTTTAATCAAGGGGGCGGGGGATCTTGCCAGCGGTGTTGCCTGTGTTTTCAGAGAAGCCGGGTACCGGGTGGTAATGAGCGAGATAGAACAGCCTACTTGTGTGCGCAGAATGGTTTCTTTTGCAGAGGCGGTTTATGAGGGGGAAATTTGTATCGAAGGTGTATGGGGCCGCCTGGCGGATAGCTTTGATAAAGCGATGCAAATTGTTGACCGGGGGGAAATTGCCGTTATAGTCGACCCCCGCGGGGAAAAAACGCTCCAAAAATATCGCCCGTCAGTTTTCATAGATGCTGCTATGATTAAAAAAAATATGGGAACAAGCTTAAACGACTCGGATGTGGTGATTGCCCTGGGTCCCGGTTTTGAAGCGGGTTCAGATGTACATGCCGTTATTGAAACTAAAAGAGGGCCTGCGCTTGGGCAGCCCATTTATAAAGGCATGGCAACACCTGATACCGGCATTCCCGGTAATAAATTGGGTTATACCCGGGAAAGGCTGCTCCGTGCCCCCGCCGATGGCAGATTTGATACCAAATTAAAGATCGGGGATATAGTTAAAAAAGGGCAAGTGGTGGCTATGGTTGGCAGTCATCCTGTAAGAGCACAGATTGCGGGAGTCATCCGAGGACTGTTAAAGGACGGGCTTATGGTTAACCAGGGTATCAAAGCCGGTGATATTCATCCGGAAGAAAAACCTCAGGTTTGTTTTTCCGTTACCGATAAGGCCTGGACTATTGGGCGGGGAGCACTTGAGGCAGTCCGGGTTTTAAGCGGGACGCAAGCGTACAATTGA
- a CDS encoding LysR family transcriptional regulator, whose translation MRLRYKIWLETEGKAFGEGPLQLLRQVDKLGSLSMAAQELNMSYSKAWKLINLLESNLGFKLLQREIGGNSGGGSSLTEEARVLMQKYLNFNREAAETLDILFEKHFKES comes from the coding sequence GTGCGCCTGCGGTATAAGATTTGGCTGGAAACCGAAGGAAAGGCTTTTGGTGAAGGACCTTTACAACTTCTCCGTCAGGTGGACAAACTGGGCTCTTTGAGCATGGCGGCCCAGGAGTTAAATATGTCTTACAGCAAAGCATGGAAGCTTATAAATTTGCTTGAGAGTAATTTAGGTTTTAAGCTTTTGCAGCGTGAAATCGGTGGTAATTCCGGCGGTGGTTCATCCCTTACTGAAGAAGCTCGGGTATTAATGCAAAAATACTTGAATTTTAACCGGGAAGCGGCTGAAACACTCGATATTTTGTTTGAAAAACATTTTAAAGAGTCATAA
- a CDS encoding nucleotidyltransferase family protein has product MSLVHVEAVVLAAGYSSRMKGKNKLMLEISGRPVIEHVIKNVLNSNIKTVAVIVGNHKEKLMPILQKYPIKIVENTNFSEGISSSIKQAAASLPHFTSAVMVFLGDMPLIRPQTINEILCQYLKNSCLIAAPVYRGKRGHPVLFDKVLFPEMLKLSGDVGAGSILKAHYQDVCRVNVDDPGILLDVDRPEDFLAVGGKFSS; this is encoded by the coding sequence ATGTCTTTGGTGCACGTTGAAGCAGTAGTTCTCGCGGCAGGTTATTCAAGCAGAATGAAAGGAAAAAACAAGCTTATGCTTGAAATATCGGGGCGGCCTGTTATAGAGCATGTTATTAAAAACGTTTTGAATTCAAATATAAAAACGGTAGCGGTGATTGTGGGCAATCATAAGGAAAAGCTAATGCCTATATTGCAGAAATATCCAATTAAGATAGTTGAAAATACTAACTTTTCCGAGGGCATTAGCTCTTCAATTAAGCAGGCTGCAGCCAGCTTACCGCATTTCACCAGTGCGGTAATGGTATTTCTCGGGGACATGCCGCTAATTCGTCCGCAAACCATTAACGAGATTTTGTGTCAATATCTGAAAAACTCATGTCTGATTGCGGCCCCCGTTTATCGCGGTAAACGCGGGCATCCGGTGTTGTTTGATAAGGTGCTTTTCCCCGAAATGCTAAAACTTTCCGGAGATGTGGGGGCCGGCTCTATACTTAAAGCGCATTATCAGGATGTTTGCCGGGTTAATGTGGATGACCCCGGTATTTTATTGGACGTGGATCGGCCGGAGGATTTCCTTGCGGTAGGCGGTAAATTTTCTTCTTAG
- a CDS encoding FAD-binding oxidoreductase, with product MIKKYDLIIVGGGIMASSLAYNLRKDGYTGSVVVFEKDRMYEYSSTPRCYGGFRQTFSIPGNIQMSKLGVQIFKNFEKEMALDDELAVIDFKQHGYLYLANEQALSILKDNMTVQKSLGVNVQLLTPEETKSLVPEMDVDDLTGAVFDVEGGNADPYCVLQWYVRHAKRLGVEYVYENVQAILTDGLHQVKGVKLETGEEYHAPIVVNAAGAWSGEISRTMGIDIPVRPFRKQVYCVDLAMPFKTDIPFVFDYLGTYFQGEGLKVIIGSREGSNETVQDENSFNFDFTLNRSYFNEEVWPLLAERSPNFDQLKLGRGWAGLYEYNYIDHNAIIGDHPDMNGYYLITGFSGHGFQQGPAAGKCVSELIRLGKYETIDLTPFSIRRFAENKLLLESEVY from the coding sequence ATGATTAAAAAATATGATTTGATTATTGTTGGTGGCGGGATCATGGCATCAAGTTTAGCCTACAACTTACGCAAAGACGGATATACGGGAAGCGTAGTTGTTTTTGAAAAAGATCGTATGTATGAATATTCCTCTACTCCACGCTGTTACGGAGGATTTCGGCAAACATTCAGTATTCCGGGGAATATTCAAATGTCCAAACTCGGTGTGCAGATATTTAAAAATTTTGAAAAGGAAATGGCTCTGGATGATGAACTGGCAGTGATTGATTTTAAACAACATGGTTATCTGTATTTAGCTAATGAACAAGCGTTATCTATTTTGAAAGATAACATGACGGTACAGAAAAGCCTTGGCGTAAATGTGCAATTACTGACTCCTGAAGAAACAAAGTCTTTAGTCCCGGAAATGGATGTTGATGATTTGACGGGTGCCGTTTTTGATGTGGAAGGCGGAAATGCGGATCCTTATTGCGTTCTGCAGTGGTATGTGAGACATGCTAAGCGATTAGGAGTGGAGTACGTTTACGAGAATGTGCAAGCCATTTTGACCGATGGACTTCATCAGGTAAAGGGTGTGAAATTGGAAACCGGTGAAGAATATCATGCGCCAATTGTGGTAAATGCAGCCGGAGCCTGGTCCGGTGAAATAAGTAGGACAATGGGGATAGACATACCGGTGCGGCCTTTCCGTAAACAGGTTTATTGTGTCGACTTAGCAATGCCGTTTAAAACTGATATCCCATTTGTTTTTGACTATCTGGGCACATACTTCCAGGGCGAAGGACTTAAAGTTATTATTGGCTCGCGTGAGGGGTCTAATGAAACAGTGCAGGATGAGAACAGCTTCAATTTTGATTTTACTCTAAACAGATCCTATTTCAACGAAGAAGTATGGCCTTTATTAGCTGAACGCTCTCCTAATTTTGATCAACTAAAGTTGGGACGGGGCTGGGCCGGTCTCTATGAATATAATTATATAGACCATAACGCGATCATTGGCGATCATCCCGATATGAATGGTTATTATTTAATCACAGGTTTTAGCGGTCATGGATTTCAGCAAGGACCTGCAGCCGGTAAATGTGTATCAGAACTTATTCGCTTAGGGAAATACGAAACGATAGATTTAACTCCGTTTTCCATTAGACGGTTTGCGGAAAACAAATTATTATTGGAAAGTGAAGTATATTGA
- a CDS encoding aspartyl-phosphate phosphatase Spo0E family protein, which yields MSREEIVLEIVRLRAKMHDLVNVGADYAKLLKASQELDNYIVMYHRATEEMAYGV from the coding sequence ATGTCTCGGGAGGAAATAGTCTTAGAGATAGTACGTCTGCGTGCCAAGATGCATGACCTGGTAAACGTAGGCGCTGATTATGCAAAATTGCTTAAAGCCAGCCAGGAGTTGGACAACTATATAGTCATGTACCACAGGGCTACCGAAGAAATGGCCTATGGCGTTTGA
- a CDS encoding DUF2812 domain-containing protein: MSKTVRKFIPDDIWNLGRSESWFSDMAKMGLHLRKVGLHFAVFEKGEPQKTKYRMDIISPAPTEKQLEIYKESGWQLVTGLKELYIFSSPEEANYPELHTDPMEQSYTLVALNRRLRNQVIALSLFMMLFLGMMLPMFFLERTPILALMEASWFQRPLLMFVEIYVFYIVIRNFVVLRRLKNSLLEGRPINHQENWLKPRLINGAISAFFLVIALITACIPLVEIAQSKSYTLPEASVKLPVVRLAEIEKNSGLEREEWLNIRGIEWGNYVSYAWSPLAPVKYLISEHGIVRNEMWDDKSGSYSPSIETNYYKLLFSSMADSLIYNLMERHVEYLDPELKVQELNSTHFDKLIVAQIGIRKEIFASSGNEIIYIKYFGKVQAEDIIALLPQAFGICER; the protein is encoded by the coding sequence ATGAGTAAAACAGTTAGGAAATTTATACCGGATGATATCTGGAATCTGGGCAGAAGCGAATCGTGGTTTTCCGATATGGCTAAGATGGGACTGCATCTGCGGAAAGTAGGGCTTCATTTCGCTGTCTTTGAGAAGGGGGAGCCCCAAAAGACAAAGTATAGAATGGACATTATAAGCCCTGCGCCGACAGAAAAACAGCTTGAAATATACAAAGAATCCGGTTGGCAGCTTGTCACCGGTTTAAAAGAACTCTATATCTTCTCATCGCCGGAAGAAGCGAATTATCCGGAGCTTCATACCGATCCAATGGAACAAAGTTATACCTTGGTGGCATTAAATAGGCGACTGAGAAATCAGGTAATTGCATTATCCCTATTTATGATGCTCTTTCTAGGGATGATGTTACCGATGTTCTTTCTTGAGCGTACGCCAATACTTGCGCTGATGGAGGCATCATGGTTTCAGCGTCCGCTGCTTATGTTCGTTGAGATTTATGTTTTTTATATTGTTATACGAAATTTCGTAGTTTTACGCAGGCTTAAAAACTCTCTTTTAGAGGGGAGGCCAATCAACCATCAGGAAAATTGGCTAAAGCCACGTTTGATTAATGGCGCTATAAGCGCCTTCTTCCTTGTTATCGCTCTTATAACCGCCTGCATACCGCTTGTAGAAATTGCTCAGAGCAAATCATATACCCTGCCGGAAGCATCGGTTAAGCTTCCTGTGGTGCGGCTTGCGGAAATTGAAAAAAACTCCGGGCTGGAGCGCGAGGAATGGTTAAACATCCGAGGTATTGAATGGGGAAATTATGTCAGCTATGCTTGGTCGCCTCTTGCGCCCGTTAAGTACCTGATAAGCGAGCATGGCATTGTCCGGAACGAGATGTGGGATGACAAGAGCGGATCTTATTCTCCAAGCATTGAAACGAATTATTATAAGTTGCTTTTCTCATCTATGGCCGACAGTTTGATTTACAATCTTATGGAACGGCATGTTGAATATCTAGACCCGGAATTGAAGGTCCAAGAGCTGAATAGCACGCATTTTGACAAGCTAATAGTAGCGCAGATCGGGATCAGGAAAGAAATCTTTGCTTCGTCCGGAAATGAAATCATTTATATAAAGTATTTTGGCAAGGTGCAGGCGGAAGACATTATCGCATTGTTGCCGCAAGCATTCGGTATTTGTGAAAGATAG
- a CDS encoding YoaP domain-containing protein: protein MELVTITKENLEQEHICCAISNNKDYQVSAKKAWLAERLDDGLVFKKGNVRGKCFIEYIPAEKAWSPIEAGGYMYIDCLWVSGQLKGRGNSNLLLNECIQDSKEKGKKGLVILSSKKKMPFLSDPKYLRYKGFLVADTAEPYYELLYLPFDADAPRPSFKAQVKNLHIEDKGFVLYYAHQCPYTAKYVPLIEDLAKSKGIPFKSILFKTTEQAQNAPAPFTSYSLFFDGKFVTNEILSGKKFEKIAADKVQVLL, encoded by the coding sequence ATGGAATTGGTTACGATTACCAAGGAAAACTTAGAACAGGAGCACATTTGTTGCGCAATTTCCAATAACAAGGATTATCAGGTATCTGCTAAGAAAGCATGGCTTGCGGAAAGGCTGGACGATGGACTTGTGTTCAAGAAAGGAAATGTCAGGGGCAAATGCTTTATTGAATATATTCCTGCTGAAAAAGCATGGTCGCCTATTGAGGCCGGTGGATATATGTACATAGACTGCCTGTGGGTGTCTGGACAGCTCAAAGGACGGGGCAATTCCAATCTGTTGCTTAACGAGTGTATTCAAGACAGTAAAGAAAAAGGGAAAAAAGGCCTGGTGATATTGTCGTCAAAAAAGAAAATGCCGTTTCTTTCTGATCCTAAATACCTGCGCTATAAAGGGTTTCTTGTTGCCGACACTGCTGAGCCTTATTACGAACTGCTTTATCTGCCGTTTGATGCGGATGCCCCAAGACCAAGCTTCAAAGCGCAGGTGAAAAATTTGCATATCGAAGACAAAGGGTTTGTGCTTTACTATGCCCATCAATGTCCGTATACAGCGAAGTATGTTCCTTTGATAGAGGATTTAGCGAAATCTAAAGGTATTCCTTTCAAGTCAATTCTCTTTAAAACAACGGAACAAGCACAAAATGCACCGGCTCCGTTCACATCGTACAGCCTTTTCTTTGATGGCAAGTTTGTTACAAACGAAATTCTTTCTGGTAAAAAATTCGAGAAGATAGCAGCGGATAAGGTGCAAGTGCTTCTTTGA
- a CDS encoding DUF2200 domain-containing protein has product MNNERVYKMKISGVYPLYIQKALRKGRTKAEVDTVIQWLTGYDEQGLQSQINREADFETFFAEAPQINPNASKITGVICGVRVEEIEDSLMQKIRWLDKLVDELAKGKPMEKVLRI; this is encoded by the coding sequence GTGAATAACGAACGTGTATACAAAATGAAGATCTCCGGCGTGTACCCTCTCTATATTCAAAAAGCCCTGCGCAAAGGACGCACGAAAGCGGAAGTCGATACCGTCATTCAATGGCTGACAGGCTATGATGAACAGGGATTGCAGTCTCAAATTAATAGAGAAGCGGACTTTGAGACGTTCTTTGCCGAAGCTCCTCAAATCAATCCGAACGCTTCCAAAATCACCGGAGTAATCTGCGGAGTTCGCGTCGAGGAAATCGAAGACTCGCTTATGCAGAAGATACGCTGGCTAGACAAGTTGGTGGACGAACTGGCAAAAGGTAAGCCGATGGAAAAGGTGTTAAGAATATGA
- a CDS encoding extracellular solute-binding protein — protein MIKNKCGVVLSLLLVLGLGLFTAGCGNTQPAGEDNNPDSLTIAVVSKDTYLDTAVKKFEELHPGVSVEVKEYTSSTLEKGEGVKAAEPGDIEKYVTAMNTQLMSGQGSDIILLNNLPYQTYADKHLLVDLGGLMQSDQSFNSGKYYQNIFKALEYKDKLYGLPVNITIDMIAADRTLLADSRVQIDDSSWDWNDFVKTAEKVINDNPNGGTGEIYALAGMDEKRLIATLVKENYNSLVDPEKKTANFTGREFLDLLNLSKYLIDHKLVNTDIAQTNIMDMASRGNLVFNFTSLKGFWDLQVAKAIFSEGVQLLKPPGKVYFSTDSMYGISSKSAHQELAWEFLKFLVSDEMMTQGGMPINKSVLSQIAQNFTQAIQKNGGIMRIKDDGIPAQSITLHPPTQEDVEYMENLLSQANAYVGTDQKIISIVQEETAAFFTGQKTAETTAQLIQDRVSTYLNE, from the coding sequence ATGATCAAAAACAAATGCGGAGTTGTCCTAAGCCTGCTACTGGTCCTCGGCCTGGGGCTATTTACCGCCGGCTGCGGTAATACTCAGCCTGCCGGGGAAGATAATAATCCTGATTCCCTGACCATTGCGGTAGTGAGCAAAGATACGTACCTGGATACGGCAGTGAAAAAGTTTGAGGAACTTCATCCCGGCGTTAGTGTGGAAGTGAAAGAATACACCTCCAGTACTTTGGAAAAAGGCGAAGGTGTCAAGGCGGCGGAGCCCGGCGATATTGAAAAATATGTCACGGCTATGAATACCCAGCTCATGTCCGGACAGGGCAGCGATATAATCTTATTAAACAACCTGCCTTATCAGACCTATGCGGATAAGCATCTTTTAGTTGACTTGGGCGGGCTGATGCAGTCGGATCAAAGCTTCAACAGCGGTAAATACTACCAAAATATTTTTAAAGCTTTAGAATATAAAGATAAACTATATGGGCTGCCGGTTAATATCACTATCGATATGATTGCCGCGGATAGAACCCTGCTGGCTGATTCCCGGGTGCAAATTGACGATAGCAGCTGGGATTGGAACGATTTTGTCAAGACGGCGGAAAAGGTCATTAACGATAACCCAAACGGGGGAACCGGGGAGATATATGCCTTGGCCGGGATGGATGAAAAAAGACTGATTGCGACTCTGGTTAAAGAAAACTATAACAGCCTGGTCGATCCGGAGAAGAAAACAGCCAATTTTACCGGCCGGGAATTTCTTGATTTACTGAACTTGAGCAAATATCTGATTGACCACAAACTGGTTAATACGGATATAGCCCAGACCAACATTATGGACATGGCTTCCCGGGGTAACCTGGTTTTTAATTTCACTTCTCTTAAAGGATTTTGGGACCTGCAAGTGGCCAAGGCAATTTTCAGCGAGGGTGTTCAGCTTTTAAAGCCCCCCGGAAAGGTGTACTTTTCCACGGACTCCATGTATGGGATCAGCAGTAAATCAGCCCATCAAGAACTGGCCTGGGAATTTTTAAAATTTTTGGTCTCTGATGAGATGATGACTCAGGGAGGAATGCCGATTAATAAGAGTGTGCTTTCCCAGATTGCCCAAAATTTTACCCAGGCTATACAAAAAAATGGTGGGATAATGAGAATTAAGGACGACGGCATTCCAGCTCAATCTATAACACTGCACCCCCCCACGCAGGAGGATGTCGAGTATATGGAAAACCTGCTGAGTCAAGCGAACGCCTACGTCGGAACGGACCAGAAGATTATTTCGATTGTTCAGGAGGAAACCGCGGCCTTCTTTACAGGACAGAAGACAGCGGAAACGACCGCCCAATTGATTCAGGACAGGGTGAGCACATACTTAAATGAATAA
- the ugpC gene encoding sn-glycerol-3-phosphate ABC transporter ATP-binding protein UgpC: MASLYLKNLSKTYPGGVTAVRDFSLEIKDQEFLILVGPSGCGKTTVLRMIAGLEEISSGELYIADRLVNDVAAKDRDIAMVFQNYALYPHLSVYDNMAFGLKLRKIPKAEIRKNVQEAARILALEDLLKRKPKELSGGQRQRVALGRAIVRKPKVFLMDEPLSNLDAQLRTQMRIEIAKLHKNLQTTFVYVTHDQTEAMTMGTRIVVMKDGLIQQIDSPQYIYDHPVNMFVAGFLGSPGMNFLEVLIIEQNGCVFAKLADALLPVPTAGGQRLKEQGYLNRKMVLGIRAEHLCGSGDFLERHPECALRGRLEFTELRGAETYHYVMIAGREVVVRVSPELRAETGQEVRVGFNMSKAHFFDQESEVNVSSQ, from the coding sequence ATGGCGAGTTTATATCTGAAAAATCTATCTAAGACCTACCCCGGCGGGGTTACGGCAGTCAGGGATTTCTCTCTGGAAATAAAGGATCAAGAATTCTTAATCCTGGTAGGCCCCTCCGGGTGTGGCAAAACAACCGTCTTAAGGATGATTGCCGGGTTGGAGGAAATCTCATCCGGTGAATTGTATATTGCTGACCGGCTGGTTAATGACGTGGCCGCCAAGGACCGGGATATCGCTATGGTTTTTCAAAATTATGCTCTTTATCCCCATCTATCGGTCTATGACAATATGGCTTTTGGGCTTAAGTTGAGGAAGATACCCAAGGCTGAAATCAGGAAGAATGTGCAGGAAGCGGCCAGGATTCTTGCCCTTGAAGATCTTCTGAAACGCAAACCCAAGGAACTTTCCGGTGGGCAAAGGCAAAGGGTGGCCCTGGGACGGGCCATTGTCAGGAAACCCAAGGTTTTCCTGATGGATGAGCCTCTGTCCAACCTGGATGCTCAGTTGAGAACCCAGATGAGAATAGAAATTGCCAAACTCCATAAAAATCTGCAGACAACTTTTGTCTATGTAACCCATGATCAAACCGAAGCCATGACCATGGGCACCAGAATCGTGGTGATGAAGGATGGCCTGATCCAGCAAATTGACAGCCCGCAATATATCTATGATCACCCGGTTAATATGTTTGTGGCCGGTTTTCTCGGCAGTCCCGGGATGAACTTTCTGGAAGTTTTAATTATCGAGCAAAACGGCTGTGTCTTTGCCAAACTGGCCGACGCCTTGCTGCCTGTTCCCACTGCCGGGGGACAAAGGTTAAAAGAGCAGGGGTATTTGAACCGGAAAATGGTCCTGGGGATAAGAGCGGAGCATCTCTGCGGCAGCGGAGACTTTTTGGAGCGCCATCCCGAGTGTGCTTTGCGCGGGAGGCTGGAGTTTACCGAATTGAGAGGGGCTGAAACTTACCATTATGTAATGATAGCCGGCAGAGAGGTGGTTGTCAGGGTGAGTCCGGAGCTGCGCGCCGAAACCGGACAGGAAGTCAGGGTGGGCTTTAATATGTCCAAGGCCCATTTTTTCGATCAAGAAAGTGAGGTGAACGTCAGTAGTCAGTAG